Genomic segment of Triticum aestivum cultivar Chinese Spring chromosome 6A, IWGSC CS RefSeq v2.1, whole genome shotgun sequence:
TTGAACTAAGAAAGCTCGCGACAGTGCCTGTTGTGGTGGCAGTGGCACTAAACAGCTGGAGGAAGAGCCCCCTTGATCATGGGTGCTCTTTGTGATTTTTGCGGGGAGCAAAGGCCAACAATTTATTGCCGATCGGATGCCGCATCCTTATGCTTATCGTGCGACCGTAATGTGCATTCGGCTAACACCCTTTCCCAGCGACATATGAGGACCCTTCTGTGTGATCGTTGTGCTTCACAGCCTGCAGCAGTCCGGTGTCTTGAAGAGAACACCTCACTTTGCCAAAACTGTGATTGGAGCGGGCATGCCGCAACATCCATGGCTGCCGTGCATCTAAGGCAGACCATAAACTGCTACTCGGGGTGCCCATCATCAGAAGAGCTGGCAAGAATCTGGTCCTTTGATTTTGATGCCCCTTCTGCAGCTGCTGAGCCGAACTGTGAGGAAGGAATAAGCATGATGAGCATTAATGACAGTGGTGTCAGTAACCATTGTGGCGTTCAACAGGATTGTAGCTTGCTGGATATAGCTAACTCATCACTCATGAGTGATCCGCCCACTAGCGAGAAGCTTAAATCTGAAGACGAAATGAATCTTCAACCACTTCCTACGCATCAGCCTGCTCAATCAGTTTCTATGGCACCTAAGGTACAACATTACTTACACGAATGTAGCCAAACAAACATTAGTCACGCAGTAGAGTTGCACTTGCAGTAAAATGTACCAATGCATACATATTCTGCAGGCGAATCATCGTCTCCATAACTTCACCTCGTAACCTGATTTTTTTTTTGGGGNNNNNNNNNNNNNNNNNNNNNNNNNNNNNNNNNNNNNNNNNNNNNNNNNNNNNNNNNNNNNNNNNNNNNNNNNNNNNNNNNNNNNNNNNNNNNNNNNNNNNNNNNNNNNNNNNNNNNNNNNNNNNNNNNNNNNNNNNNNNNNNNNNNNNNNNNNNNNNNNNNNNNNNNNNNNNNNNNNNNNNNNNNNNNNNNNNNNNNNNNNNNNNNNNNNNNNNNNNNNNNNNNNNNNNNNNNNNNNNNNNNNNNNNNNNNNNNNNNNNNNNNNNNNNNNNNNNNNNNNNNNNNNNNNNNNNNNNNNNNNNNNNNNNNNNNNNNNNNNNNNNNNNNNNNNNNNNNNNNNNNNNNNNNNNNNNNNNNNNNNNNNNNNNNNNNNNNNNNNNNNNNNNNNNTGAAGTAGCAGATGGATTTGTATTGTTGgcaaaatgtttaaaaaaaaatcTTAATCTGAACAGTCAAACAATTGCAATATTTTGGAATTCGGGGTCTTTTTGTGCATCGTCACATGATACTTAaaatggcctcctccgtcacttTGTGTCATTGTATGCTTATGAAATGTTGGTTGCATCATTCAGGTACCCAGTGTAACAGATGACGATATGTTCAATGATGGCAGAATATATGAAAACTTCTGTGTGGATGATAATGACCTGACATTTGAGAATTATGAAGAACTGTTTGGTACTCCACACGTTCAGACAGAGCAACTATTTGATGATGCTGGAATTGACAGTTTCTTTGAATTGAAGGAAATGCCAGCTGCTGATTGTGACCAGGTTTGTATTTTTCTGCATTAAACTTGCTCTATCAATTATCTTTATCTGCGGAAATTACTCCCGATCTTCAGTTTTTCCCCTTCCCCCCAAAAATCAGTCTTATTTACCGCCCTCTGTACCTCCCGGTTAGAAGTTGCTATGTCAAGTTCACTCGTCAAAATTCAGTTGTTGGCCTTTTAGTTTCACAGCAAAGTAGTGAAGTTTCTTATCCATTCAAGGATTGTATTGCAGTATCCTATCAAAAGAGAAGGCATGCAGTCCATTTGATGGTTAATTGACTATTCTAAGACAATTTTTTGTGCTTTCAGCAGCTCAACCCCATGCGACCCAAATGTAGCAACGCGGTATCTGCTGATTCCAGTCTTTGTGTTCCTGCAAGGCAGGCCATATCTACTATTTCCCTCTCGTTCTCTGGTTTGACTGGTGAGAGCAATGCTGGAGATCACCAAGATTGTGAGGTATCACCACTGCTCCTTATGGGCGAGCAACCCTGGCTTCCTCCTGGTTCTGAAGGATCATCTGCCGGTGGTAGCAGAGGTAGCGCTCTCTCACGGTacatggagaagaagaagagaagaaagtaAGCACACCTCGTTGTGGCATTTCGTctattttttctgatcatttttagcAACACTAGAATTTCAGCGATCACCAATACATGCTTTAAGAACAATGTCTGCAATCATCATTTCCTGTTCAGAATTCTAAAAGCTTTACATTTACCAAGTAAATACTCGCACACGTGTCTGATGGCTGTGAAATCACAAATACTCTGTTAAGTTCAGCTAAGCTTTTCTTTATAGCTGTTTGTTAAAGGTGGCCTGTTACTTCTCTGACATGCCACCAGTTAGCTTCATCAGGCCGCATCCAGCTTTTAAttgtcttttttttttgcgggtgagctTTTAATTGTCTTTTTTTGTGTGCAAAAATTACTAAGCATCCTTTGGTGGCATTACTTTTTTTGACAGATTCGACAAGAAGATCAGGTACGCTTCTCGCAAGGCCAGGGCAGACGTGAGGAAGAGGGTCAAGGGCCGGTTCGTGAAAGCGGGCGAAGCATACGACTACGATCCGCTCAGCGACACACGAAGCTACTGAAGCCCAAACGCCATTGGCAATATCATCCAGTGTCAGACTAGCAACAATTATAAACTTGAGCAGCTCATGTGGTGTTGCTCGCACTAAGCAAGAGCGCATGCAGGGGAGCACTAGCACTTGTGCCGGACAGCGCAACCGGAAAAAGCGCTAAAAAACACACCAGCTGGTGAGTTGGAAAATACTACAGATAGAGAAGCTGCAAATACGCAGGAAGTCCATGCTATGCCGCTGCTCCATTTTCTTTCTCCTTGGAAGTGGACGGAGCGTGCGTGCATATATCATTTCCTTCTTGGTGGGTGGTTTCGATCACTCTCCACCATCTGCGCATTAATCCAATACGATTACAGGGACTAGTCCTCCCAGCTCACCACCCACCGCATGCGTGGGCATATACCTGCCACTGCTTCCGTGTGCGGTGCGCTGGCTGCCAGGTCCTTGATTAATTATACTCGTGTGCTTAGTTTCTTCCTGTGACATTATTTGTTTATGACGCAGGCGCTGGCAGCCTTGTTTTAAAACGAACTGCGGTGCTTGTTATAACTTGTAAAGTCTGTTCCTGTAATTTAAAAGATGCTGGGTATGAAGTGGAAGCTTCCATGTATGTCAGCATGTCGACGCTGGGCCTCTGTTCTTTAATCTGTGCCAGAATAGCCATTCTTCAGGTCAGGCAATAGTGCACGTTTTCTTGACAGGCAAGCTGTGTTCATCCTGATCAGCGAGTGAAATGCATAAAACCACCACAATCGTGTCCTAACTTGCAACAATTCAAAACGTGGCAAAGTGCACCGAAAAGCTATCCTAGACAAGAGCAAAAAATACTGACAGAAAAAATTGCGCAGTATTTGACGTGTCTAAGCGTCCACGTGGCGGCAGAGCTGACCGCGAGCCGTAACGGCTGGGTCGGGACTGCGCTCGGTCGGAGCCAAGGGTTGACCCCGGTCGGTGTTCGGCGGTCATTCTCCCCCTCCCTCGCTCCCTTTGCTGTTGCGTTCCTCCGCTGCACCCTCGCGCTCCTGTGGTTGCCGCGCTGCTTGCCGTTGCTTGGTGATAGAGCTCAATCCAGGCCGCCATGGTCTCTTGGAGCGACGGTGAGAGCAGCGACGACTCCCTGGAAGAGTTCGACTCTCACGTAAGCTTTCTCTTCTCTGTCTCCTAGGTTAGGGTTACGATTGCTTGTGATTTGGGGATATACTGGATTTGAGTGTGTATTTAAAACGAATCCAGTCTACGTAATTCACTAGCTCTATCTGATTTAAGCTCAATCTAGCCGCCTCCGACCTTTAAAGACTTTGACTTTGAGGGCATAGAGGATTTCGAGTGCGACCACAAGAAAAATGCTAAAAAAATTGGAGCTTTCTAAGGCACTCTCACTGGAAGGAGGTTTTATGGTTGTGCGCATGATGTAAgtatccatctgtctatggatgtgATATTTAGTAGTTTAAAAGGCAGGATAATACAGTGAAATATGAATTGTGTCAATTGAAAAGCTAATttattttccccgcaaaaaaagctAATTTATTTAGTAGATTTAACCAAGTTAATGTACTAATGGAATCGATATCTTATGTAGTTGTAATCCTCTGCAAACATGAAACACTCTATGCATTGACATGTCACCATTTTGATTGGGTGTTGTTGATTTTGTTAGGTGTGCAAGTGTATTGTTGCTGATACACTGTATTGTTAAGTGTTGTAAATTTTAATCATCTATTCCAAAAAtactaatcaagcatttgaaaaatgttaaatgtgtatagaaagaatgttgaccatgtattcaaaaaatattaaatgcaTGTAGAGAAAATTTTAAATGTGTGTAGAATAATGTTGACcacgtattcaaaaaatgttatttaggcatttgaaaaatgttaaacatgtacggAAAAAACGTTGACCACGTATTAAAAATATTAATCAAACATTTGGAAAAAcattaaatatgtatagaaaaaatattgaccatgtattaaaaaatgttaaacttgtatttgaaaaatgttaaccaagGATTTGAAAAaacatgttaaatgtgtataggaaATATGTTGATCATGCACTTAAAAATGTTAAGAAACATTTGACAAAAaaataaatgtgtataaaaaatgttgaccatgtattcaataaATTTACTTTTGTAGTGGAAAATTATATGTCTATTAGAAAAATGTACTGGATATACACCAAAAATGTGTGTAGAAAAACTATGAAACCCCGagagaaaacaaaataaaagcaatgaaaaacaagaaaataaactaaCAAAACGGaaggaaatgaagaaaaaaataaagaaataaagaaaaagctACTGAAAAACGAAAATGGGTcaaagaaaaccaaataaaaacaaagaaaaaggaaagaaaagaaaagaactctTAAAAACAGAGAAATAAACTAAGGAAAAACAATGAGAAAATGAGAAAAAAAACAGTGGAAGACCGGCTCTATTTCTTCAACTAGGTCGCGACTCGCGACATACTAACTTAACATGAATCAGACGATGGCGCAGTGGCAAGCGTCAGTATGCTGCAAGTGAACGATCTGGGCATGTTACTGTAGATGTTCAGGCGAGTCTTCCATTGTACTCGCTATAAGCAAGATATGGCGTTACAGATAACTGGCGCCTTCGTTCAAGAAAAGAAAAACTTGTGCCTTCAGCGCCCGAACAGTACGCTGGCGGTCACGGGCACCATAGTGGGCCGTGGCCCAGGTATCTCATTCGCGATTACCTTTGTATCCCTCGACTTTTcggtaattgcctttggctcctaggtgcatatgcacccattgtcgaaatccaAATTCCGAGAagttaaaaaattcaaaacaaaaatcccgcgtgtatatccggacattttatgtgcgttcacaaggtttcagtgaaaaacgacgttttttgtggcttgtgtaaaaaagataaagaaatgcctcgtgaatagttagaatgaagcatcagaaattgtcttttttacacaagccacaaaaaacgtcgtttttcaccgaaaccttgtgaacgcacataaaatgtccggatatacacgcgggatttttgtttcgaatttttcaacttctcggaatttggatttcgacaatgggtgcatatgcacctaggagccaaaacgccaCTCTCTCGACTTTTGAACTTTGAATAAATTGCATGCTGTTACTAAAAAAAGGATTTCCCTCAAACTGCTAAAAAATATAACTAGATTTCCCTCAAAAAAATGGTATCGCACAAGATAAGGAAAAAGGTCCAAGTTTTTGAAGATTATTATTTTCTTATATTCCAAAGATAATAAAAGATGTTCATGAAAATTTGAAAGTTCACAATTAATGAAACAAGTTGTGAATTagataaaatttgaaaaaaaattaaaatatgttcacaaaattcaaaaaaatatgtgcAAATTCAAAATAGTTTGCAAATAcgaaaaaaatcacgaatttgaaaaagttcatggatttaaaaaatgttcacatattttaaaagttcatgatttttgaaaagTCTGCGGGTTTCATAAATGTTCACaaagttcaaaaaatttctcgGAATTTTTAGATTCAAATAAAGTTTACGTATTACCAAAAAGTTTAGAAATTTGAAGAAAACATCgatttattttttaaaatttggtaaaagttcatggatttgaacaTCATTTTGCTAATTTGTAAAAATTTCATAGATTTTTCAAAATTAGAAATTCTTTGATTTCAAAAAGTTTGGTTGTTCGACAAAAGTTCACAAGATTAAATAAAGTTCATGGATTTCTggggaaaaaaatcaaaaaattgataagttcatggatttggaaaagttcaataattagaaataatgttccaaatttgaaagaagttcatggatttgaaaaatgttgagGAAATTCGAAAAAGTTCATGAATATGGAAATTGTTCATGAGTGATAAAAATTTCAAGACATTAAGTTCACAAAAATTAAAAAAGTTTATGAAGATTTAAGAAAGTAAAaactaaaaggaaaaaagaaataaagTAAGATAAGAAGAAAAAAACACCAAAACCGGACAAGACCCGGTCCAGAAAAACCATAAATGGAAAAAATGTTGAAAGCTTCTAGAAACTGGTGTGGGAAGCTTCCCGAAACCAGAATGAAATCTTGCTACAATCCATATATGGGTCGGCCCATGTGCTAGCGAGGGGTGATCGGGCGTGGGCGTAGTTAATAGAATAGCATTTAACTAGCACTTGAAGCATGGAATAGGAAATGCGGGGAGCGTGTCCCATCCCTTCGGCCCATGACCTTGAGGATGTGAGCAACCCGCTCCAAGATGAAGGTGTATGTGTTTGTTCTCACTATATGGCCAGGCCCAGCTCTCTACCTCCGGCCCATGTTCGGACGTTTCAAGACTAGCGTGAAGGAGAGTGGCACTCTCCCTTATAGCGCCCAATGACCAGTAGCCTAACACCCCATCCCCTAGGAAGCTCCTCAAGTGGTAATGGCGGCCCTAGCTTTGATACCAATTGTTAGCGCCCCATCCCAACCCACGTTCAAGCATTTCCAGTGCGCATCGGACATGCTACCATAAGCGGAGAACCCACCACATCACAAAAAACTAGCTTGGAGTGAGTGTGACACTCTCCTTATAAAGTGGTCCCTACCCTTCTCCCGTAATTGAGGCGGGACTAAAATCATTGGTAAAGTCCAATCACCAGTAGCCTAACAGGCCAGTGCTTGCGTGTGGGCCTCGATCGCTCTTGGGGAAGCACCAACCTGACCTGGAACACCACTCCGTACTTCACTGTCATGGCCAACGCCTTTGCCCCCCCGGTGCGCCTCCGTGATCGGCGACACTTCCAAGACGACCGTGATATCGACATGTTCTACGCCCCACTCTCCCAGCTGCTCTCCGCGGAGCCAAACGGGAAAGTTCCGACCAAGTTCTACATGGGCCAGGTCCGGAACAGGCACTGGAAACCGGTGGGGTTCCTCAACTTCACCTACAAGCTCGGCAATGTCTACGTGGCTCCATCAATGGACCTATCAGCACCTCCCAAAACAAGTATGTGGGATGTTGTTCTCCAGAAAGTATGTGGGAGGCTGATTCTACCGAAAGTATGTGGGGGCTGATTCTCTAGAAAGATTTGAACTATATTTAGCGATATTtcataaaacattttcttttggtGGCTCAGCCCGCGATTTGTGCGACTCATGATGTTGTGTAGGTAGTAGAATCATAGTTTAAGCATTTTGAGAAGATAATGATTTGGGTAGTGGATGGTGACTGTGTCGGCATCAAGGTATTGCAACGCCCTCAGCCGCCCCAAGCTGCCTCCGTTCACTATAGCACTATAGTTATAGTGTTCGCTGTtgaatgagtctatagcctaaccATAGGTTGTTAGGATCAGCTCGTGTGCTGTATAGATAATGATCAAGTTAGGTTGTTGTAGATAAAATCCTAACTGAATTGTATATATCTTGTACCCTGCTTGAGTATAAATGGAAGGCAAGGCCTGACGCATAAGTCACGGCAATTCATTCCTTCTGACTTGGTATTAGAGCGATAAGATCCTCTCCCATCGATCtctccctccccgccgccgccatgtcAGGCCCTGCCGCCATCAACTCCACCTCTGATGCCCTCACATCTCCCAACGCCGACGTCCTCGCCACCGCTGCTACCTCCTCCGCTCCTGTATCGGTCTCCTCGATCAGCAATCTCATCATGATCCGTCTCACAAGGGACAACTTTCTCCTCCGGAAGATGCAGGTTGTCCCAGCGCTCCACTCCCATGGCCTCTTCGGCTACGTCGATGGCTCGGTGCAGCTGCCGTCCTACACCATCACCAACGGCGCCGATGCCGATGCCAAGGAGGAGGCAACCCGCTCTTCCTTCAGTGGTACCAGCGAGACC
This window contains:
- the LOC123128245 gene encoding zinc finger protein CONSTANS-LIKE 10 isoform X1, which codes for MGALCDFCGEQRPTIYCRSDAASLCLSCDRNVHSANTLSQRHMRTLLCDRCASQPAAVRCLEENTSLCQNCDWSGHAATSMAAVHLRQTINCYSGCPSSEELARIWSFDFDAPSAAAEPNCEEGISMMSINDSGVSNHCGVQQDCSLLDIANSSLMSDPPTSEKLKSEDEMNLQPLPTHQPAQSVSMAPKVPSVTDDDMFNDGRIYENFCVDDNDLTFENYEELFGTPHVQTEQLFDDAGIDSFFELKEMPAADCDQQLNPMRPKCSNAVSADSSLCVPARQAISTISLSFSGLTGESNAGDHQDCEVSPLLLMGEQPWLPPGSEGSSAGGSRGSALSRYMEKKKRRKFDKKIRYASRKARADVRKRVKGRFVKAGEAYDYDPLSDTRSY
- the LOC123128245 gene encoding zinc finger protein CONSTANS-LIKE 10 isoform X2, whose protein sequence is MGALCDFCGEQRPTIYCRSDAASLCLSCDRNVHSANTLSQRHMRTLLCDRCASQPAAVRCLEENTSLCQNCDWSGHAATSMAAVHLRQTINCYSGCPSSEELARIWSFDFDAPSAAAEPNCEEGISMMSINDSGVSNHCGVQQDCSLLDIANSSLMSDPPTSEKLKSEDEMNLQPLPTHQPAQSVSMAPKVPSVTDDDMFNDGRIYENFCVDDNDLTFENYEELFGTPHVQTEQLFDDAGIDSFFELKEMPAADCDQLNPMRPKCSNAVSADSSLCVPARQAISTISLSFSGLTGESNAGDHQDCEVSPLLLMGEQPWLPPGSEGSSAGGSRGSALSRYMEKKKRRKFDKKIRYASRKARADVRKRVKGRFVKAGEAYDYDPLSDTRSY